A stretch of Oryza brachyantha chromosome 4, ObraRS2, whole genome shotgun sequence DNA encodes these proteins:
- the LOC102699771 gene encoding FACT complex subunit SPT16 produces the protein MADNGNAKPGGGGSGAYTINLDNFSKRLKVFYGHWKEHSSDLWGSSDAIAIATPPPSEDLRYLKSSALDVWLLGYEFPETIIVFMHKQIHFLCSQKKANLIGTLKKAANDAVGADIVLHVKAKNDDGVGLMEDMVRAVCAQSKSDDPIVGHIAKEAPEGKLLEAWAEKLSSSSLQLTDITNGFSELFAVKDASEITCVKKAAYLTSSVMKNFVVPKLEKVIDEERKVTHSSLMDDTEKAILDPLKVKVKLKAENVDICYPPVFQSGGKFDLKPGASSNDDYLYYDSASVIICAIGARYGNYCSNIARTFLIDATPTQSKAYEALMKAQEAAVEALKPGNRMSAVYQAAVEAIEKNAPELLPNLTKSAGTGIGLEFRESGLNLNPKNDRIIKEGMVFNVCLGLHNLQAETKSEKTKQYSLLLADTCLVPLEILTATCSKLVKDVAYSFNDEDEVLPVTKAVVNAKEALPPTKATLRSDNQEMSKEELRRQHQAELARQKNEETARRLAGVGSGSGDGRGTSRSSNELVAYKNVNDVPYARELVIQVDQKNEAVLLPIYGSMVPFHVSTVKSVTSHQDNRTCTIRIFFNVPGMPFSNDNNLKSQGAIYLKEITFRSKDPRHSSEVVQQIKTLRRQVASRESERAERATLVTQEKLQLASNRNKPVRLSDVWIRPAFGGRGRKLTGTLESHVNGFRYSTSRADERVDIMYGNIKHAFFQPAEKEMITLLHFHLHNHIMVGNKKTKDVQFYVEVMDVVQTLGGNRRSALDPDEIEEEQRERDRKNRINMDFQNFVNKVNDNWSQPQFKGLDLEFDVPLRELGFHGVPYKASAFIIPTSTCLVELIETPFLVVTLGEIEIVNLERVGFGTKNFDMAIVFKDFKKDVLRIDSIPSTSLDAIKEWLDTTDLKYYESRLNLNWRPILKTIIDDPQKFIDDGGWEFLNMEASDSESEETGESDQGYEPSDAEPESESEDDDSDSASLVESDEDGEDDSEEDSEEEKGKTWEELEREASNADRENGAESDSEEERRRRKVKTFSKSRPPPERSSFKGGPSKKPKFR, from the coding sequence ATGGCTGATAATGGTAATGCCAAGCCAGGTGGTGGGGGATCTGGAGCTTATACAATCAACCTAGATAATTTCAGTAAGCGGCTGAAGGTGTTCTATGGCCATTGGAAAGAGCACAGTTCTGATCTTTGGGGTTCTTCTGATGCTATTGCAATTGCTACTCCACCACCATCTGAAGATCTTCGGTATTTGAAGTCCTCAGCTCTAGATGTCTGGCTACTTGGATATGAATTTCCGGAAACCATAATTGTCTTCATGCACAAGCAAATACATTTCTTGTGCAGTCAAAAGAAAGCAAATCTCATTGGGACTCTCAAGAAGGCTGCAAATGATGCTGTTGGTGCTGATATTGTCTTGCATGTGAAGGCCAAGAATGATGATGGTGTTGGCTTAATGGAGGACATGGTGCGTGCTGTCTGTGCTCAGTCAAAATCAGATGACCCGATTGTTGGTCACATTGCGAAAGAGGCACCTGAGGGTAAGCTCCTTGAAGCATGGGCAGAAAAATTGTCTAGCTCATCTCTTCAACTTACAGATATAACGAATGGCTTCTCTGAGCTTTTTGCGGTGAAGGATGCCTCAGAGATCACATGTGTGAAGAAGGCTGCTTACCTAACTTCATCtgtaatgaaaaattttgtggTTCCGAAGCTAGAGAAGGTGATTGATGAAGAGAGGAAAGTGACACACTCTTCATTGATGGATGATACAGAGAAGGCTATACTTGATCCTCTTAAGGTCAAGGTGAAGTTGAAGGCTGAAAATGTTGACATATGTTATCCTCCTGTATTTCAAAGTGGAGGGAAGTTTGACCTCAAGCCAGGCGCCTCAAGCAATGATGATTATCTGTACTATGATTCTGCAAGTGTTATCATCTGTGCAATAGGGGCCAGATATGGAAATTATTGCTCCAATATTGCCAGAACATTTCTGATAGATGCCACTCCTACACAGAGCAAGGCGTATGAAGCTCTTATGAAAGCTCAGGAAGCTGCTGTAGAAGCATTGAAGCCAGGGAATCGGATGAGTGCAGTTTATCAGGCTGCAGTTGAAGCTATTGAGAAGAATGCCCCTGAACTACTTCCTAACCTAACGAAGTCCGCTGGTACAGGAATTGGTCTTGAATTCCGAGAATCTGGCTTAAACTTGAATCCCAAGAACGATCGTATCATAAAAGAAGGAATGGTTTTTAATGTCTGCCTTGGTTTGCATAATCTTCAAGCAGAAACAAAGAGTGAGAAGACAAAGCAATACTCTCTGTTGCTGGCTGATACATGTTTAGTGCCTTTGGAGATCTTAACAGCAACATGCTCCAAGCTTGTTAAGGATGTTGCCTATTCGTTTAATGATGAGGATGAAGTTCTTCCTGTCACAAAGGCAGTAGTTAATGCAAAGGAGGCATTACCACCAACAAAGGCTACACTTCGATCAGACAACCAGGAGATGTCCAAGGAAGAGCTCCGGAGACAACACCAGGCTGAACTCGCTCGTCAAAAGAATGAAGAGACTGCTAGAAGGCTTGCTGGAGTTGGTTCTGGTTCCGGTGATGGGCGTGGCACCTCAAGGTCTTCAAATGAGCTTGTTGCATATAAGAATGTTAATGATGTTCCATATGCAAGGGAGTTGGTCATACAAGTAGATCAGAAGAACGAAGCTGTCCTGTTACCTATTTATGGCAGCATGGTTCCTTTCCATGTTTCCACTGTTAAGAGTGTAACGAGTCACCAGGACAACCGCACTTGCACTATTCGCATCTTCTTCAACGTACCTGGCATGCCATTCTCAAATGATAACAATCTGAAGTCTCAGGGGGCTATCTACTTGAAAGAGATTACGTTCCGCTCAAAAGATCCACGACATAGCAGTGAAGTTGTTCAGCAGATCAAAACATTGAGGCGGCAAGTTGCTTCAAGGGAGTCAGAGAGAGCCGAAAGGGCCACCCTTGTTACTCAGGAGAAGCTCCAGCTGGCAAGCAACAGAAACAAGCCAGTTAGACTTTCTGATGTGTGGATACGACCTGCATTTGGTGGACGTGGGCGGAAGCTTACAGGAACTCTTGAGTCCCATGTCAATGGTTTCAGATATTCTACTTCAAGGGCTGATGAGCGTGTGGACATTATGTATGGGAATATAAAACATGCCTTCTTCCAGCCtgcagaaaaagaaatgattaCCCTACTTCATTTCCATCTGCACAATCATATCATGGTTGGTAACAAAAAGACAAAGGATGTTCAATTTTATGTTGAGGTGATGGATGTTGTTCAGACACTTGGTGGGAATAGGAGATCAGCGCTTGATCCTGATGAAATTGAAGAGGAACAGCGTGAGAGGGACCGAAAGAATAGAATAAACATGGATTTCCAAAACTTTGTGAATAAGGTTAATGATAACTGGTCGCAGCCACAGTTCAAGGGGCTGGATCTTGAGTTTGATGTCCCTCTTAGAGAGCTTGGGTTCCATGGGGTTCCATACAAAGCTTCAGCTTTCATCATTCCAACTTCTACTTGTTTGGTTGAACTAATTGAGACACCCTTCCTGGTGGTGACCCTTGGTGAGATAGAGATTGTTAATTTGGAGAGGGTAGGCTTTGGAACAAAGAACTTTGACATGGCTATCGTGTTCAAGGATTTCAAGAAGGATGTTCTTCGCATTGATTCCATTCCGTCAACATCACTTGATGCAATAAAGGAGTGGCTTGACACTACTGATCTCAAGTACTATGAGAGCAGGCTGAACCTTAACTGGCGTCCTATTCTGAAAACTATCATTGATGATCCTCAGAAATTCATAGATGACGGTGGCTGGGAATTCTTGAatatggaggcaagtgattcaGAGTCGGAGGAAACAGGGGAATCAGATCAGGGTTACGAGCCTTCTGATGCTGAGCCTGAGTCTGAGTCAGAAGATGATGATTCTGACAGTGCGTCCCTGGTGGAATCCGATGAGGACGGGGAGGATGATTCTGAAGAAGACTCGGAGGAAGAGAAGGGTAAGACATGGGAGGAGCTAGAACGGGAGGCAAGCAATGCAGACAGGGAGAACGGTGCGGAGTCTGACAGTGAAGaagagaggcggcggcgcaaggtGAAGACCTTCAGCAAGTCCCGCCCTCCACCAGAACGCAGCAGCTTCAAAGGAGGACCTTCGAAGAAGCCCAAGTTCAGGTAA
- the LOC102718734 gene encoding 7-deoxyloganetin glucosyltransferase-like produces MGSLPPADQEAARRRPHAVMIPYPAQGHVTPMLKLAVLLHARGFHVTFVNTEFNHRRLLRARGARALDGAAGFRFAAVADGLPPSDADATQDVPALCASLQATCAPRFRALVAKLDEEADADASGAARRVTCVVADSTMPFVIRAARDLGLRCATLWTASACGFMGYYHYKLLFDHAIFPLKSEEELRNGHLETTVDLVPGVPKDLRLRDLPSFVRSTARDDVMFHYFIDVTATMPAASAVILNTFDELDAPLMGAMAALLPPIYTVGPLHLAVQNGAVPADSPVAGLGSNLWKEQEEPLRWLDGRPPRSVVYVNFGSITVMSGEHLLEFAWGLANSGYAFLWNVRPDLVQGDGAALPPEFAAATAGRSMLSTWCPQAKVLEHAAVGVFLTHSGWNSTLESICAGVPMVCWPFFAEQQTNCRYKRTEWGVGTEIPEDVRRGDVEALIREAMEGEKGREMRRRVAGLRESAVAAARPDGRAMRNLDKLIDEVLLA; encoded by the exons ATGGGGTCGTTGCCGCCGGCGGAccaggaggcggcgcggcggcggccgcacgCCGTGATGATCCCGTACCCGGCGCAGGGGCACGTCACGCCGATGCTGAAGCTGGCCGTGCTGCTCCACGCGCGCGGGTTCCACGTCACCTTCGTCAACACCGAGttcaaccaccgccgcctgctGCGCGCGCGGGGCGCCCGCGcgctcgacggcgccgccgggttccggttcgccgccgtcgccgacgggcTCCCGCCgtccgacgccgacgccacccAGGACGTCCCGGCGCTGTGCGCCTCCCTCCAGGCCACCTGCGCGCCCAGGTTCAGGGCGCTCGTCGCCAAGCTCGACGAGgaggccgacgccgacgcctccGGCGCTGCCCGCCGCGTAAcgtgcgtcgtcgccgacagCACCATGCCCTTCGTcatccgcgccgcccgcgacCTCGGCCTCCGCTGCGCCACGCTCTGGACCGCCAGCGCCTGCGGCTTCATGGGCTACTACCACTACAAGCTCCTCTTCGACCACGCCATCTTCCCCCTCAAAA gcgaggaggagctcagAAATGGGCACTTGGAGACGACGGTGGATTTGGTTCCCGGCGTGCCCAAGGACCTGCGCCTGCGCGACCTGCCGAGCTTCGTGCGGAGCACGGCCCGGGACGACGTCATGTTCCACTACTTCATCGACGTGACGGCGACCATGCCGGCAGCGTCGGCGGTGATCCTCAACACCTTCGACGAGCTCGACGCGCCGCTGATGGGCGCCATGGcggcgctgctgccgccgatcTACACCGTCGGCCCGCTGCACCTGGCGGTGCAGAACGGCGCCGTGCCGGCGGACAGccccgtcgccggcctcgGGTCCAACCTGTGGAAGGAGCAGGAGGAGCCGCTCCGGTGGCTggacggccggccgccgcgctccgTCGTGTACGTCAACTTCGGGAGCATCACAGTGATGTCGGGCGAGCACCTGCTGGAGTTCGCGTGGGGGCTGGCCAACAGCGGCTACGCCTTCCTGTGGAACGTGCGGCCGGACCTCGTGCAGGGGGACGGCGCCGCGCTTCCGCCGGAgttcgcggcggcgacggcggggaggagcATGCTGTCCACGTGGTGCCCGCAGGCGAAGGTGCTGGAGCACGCCGCCGTGGGGGTGTTCCTCACCCACTCCGGCTGGAACTCCACGCTGGAGAGCATCTGCGCCGGCGTGCCCATGGTGTGCTGGCCCTTCTTCGCCGAGCAGCAGACCAACTGCCGGTACAAGCGCACGGAGTGGGGCGTCGGGACGGAGATCCCCGAGGACGTGCGccgcggcgacgtcgaggcCCTGATCCGGGAGGCCATGGAGGgggagaaggggagggagatgcggcggcgcgtggccgGGCTCCGCGAGagcgccgtcgcggcggcgcggccggacGGCCGGGCCATGCGCAACCTCGACAAGCTCATCGACGAGGTGCTCCTGGCTTGA
- the LOC102699494 gene encoding 50S ribosomal protein L27-like: MALSSVFRRGNVKELISNVSVYTSAAESSGGMSLLFKRWATKKTAGSTKNGRDSNPKYLGVKKFGGEKVEPGNIIVRQRGTRFHPGNYVGMGKDHTLFCLKEGHVRFERNKLTGRKWVHVDPAAGHVLHPVYASDSTNAVEMEPL; encoded by the exons ATGGCTCTCTCATCGGTTTTCAGGAGAGGAAATGTGAAAGAATTGATCTCAAATGTTTCAGTCTACACTAGCGCTGCAG AGTCATCTGGAGGGATGAGCTTGCTTTTTAAGCGTTGGGCCACCAAAAAGACTGCTGGATCAACAAAAAATGGTCGTGATTCTAACCCTAAGTATTTGGGTGTCAAAAAGTTTGGCGGAGAG AAAGTGGAGCCAGGAAACATCATCGTCCGCCAAAGAGGAACCCGCTTCCATCCCGGGAACTATGTTGGCATGGGGAAGGACCATACCCTCTTCTGTCTGAAAGAAGGACATGTGCGATTTGAGCGCAACAAGCTGACTGGCAGGAAATGGGTTCATGTTGATCCTGCTGCTGGGCATGTGCTCCACCCTGTCTACGCCAGTGATTCAACCAATGCTGTTGAAATGGAGCCACTGTAA